Proteins encoded by one window of Synechococcus sp. WH 7805:
- a CDS encoding DUF1823 family protein, giving the protein METLSWPLSRPLLEAVLADRLSDRLVAELVWERLGYRQQSEGDGPWLAGPQTPESWRDAFPEAPEVVATRPASVALTRSIPREHKQLLKEQLHFAGYRIGELYPRRTRRATVVSWLLAWLADQGGELPSVGPVPELCDPPANPVQGHPGDAPVG; this is encoded by the coding sequence ATGGAGACCCTGTCCTGGCCTCTGAGCCGACCGCTTCTGGAGGCCGTGCTTGCAGATCGTCTCAGTGACCGATTGGTTGCTGAGTTGGTCTGGGAGCGGCTGGGATATCGCCAGCAGTCCGAAGGGGATGGTCCCTGGTTGGCCGGGCCTCAAACGCCGGAGTCCTGGCGCGATGCATTCCCCGAAGCTCCGGAGGTCGTGGCCACCAGGCCGGCGTCGGTGGCCTTGACTCGGTCGATTCCGCGGGAGCACAAGCAGCTGCTCAAGGAGCAGCTCCACTTCGCTGGCTATCGCATCGGTGAGCTGTACCCCCGTAGAACACGACGGGCGACAGTCGTGAGCTGGTTGCTCGCTTGGCTCGCCGATCAGGGAGGTGAGTTGCCTTCGGTCGGTCCTGTCCCTGAACTGTGCGATCCCCCGGCGAACCCGGTGCAGGGGCATCCCGGAGATGCCCCTGTTGGCTGA
- the dusB gene encoding tRNA dihydrouridine synthase DusB encodes MPSVLHADLHLNGSSQTRVLKSRVLQSPLAGVSDKIFRALVRRWSRDALLFTEMVNATSLELGHGRGKVEELRQEAGPIGVQLFDHRPESMADAARRAEDAGAFLIDINMGCPVRKIARKGGGSGLIRDPDLACTIVEAVVAAVGIPVTVKTRLGWCSVPQGGDSHAAAMAWCRRLEAAGAQLLTLHGRTREQRFSGRADWEAIAAVKRALRIPVIANGDVFSPEDARECLGVTGADGVMVGRGTMGAPWLVGQIDAALKGLPVPPTPGASERLMIAADQLQALVAARGDHGLLIARKHMSWTCTGFNGASQFRQQLMRAPTPDQALSLLRRQHDQLA; translated from the coding sequence ATGCCCTCGGTACTGCATGCGGATCTGCATCTGAACGGAAGCAGCCAGACGCGTGTTCTGAAAAGCAGGGTGCTGCAATCACCGCTTGCTGGCGTCAGTGACAAAATTTTCCGGGCCTTGGTGCGGCGTTGGAGCCGCGATGCACTGCTCTTCACCGAAATGGTCAATGCCACCAGCCTCGAGCTGGGTCATGGCCGCGGAAAAGTGGAGGAGCTCCGGCAGGAAGCAGGACCCATCGGTGTTCAACTGTTTGATCACAGGCCTGAGTCGATGGCGGATGCGGCGCGGCGAGCTGAGGATGCCGGCGCTTTTCTGATCGATATCAATATGGGATGCCCGGTGCGGAAGATCGCCCGGAAAGGCGGCGGCAGCGGCCTCATTCGTGATCCAGACCTGGCCTGCACAATCGTGGAGGCCGTGGTTGCCGCCGTCGGCATCCCTGTCACCGTGAAGACCCGTCTTGGATGGTGCAGTGTTCCTCAGGGCGGAGACAGCCACGCAGCGGCCATGGCTTGGTGCCGCAGGCTTGAAGCCGCCGGGGCCCAGCTGCTCACCTTGCATGGCCGCACCCGGGAACAACGCTTCAGCGGTCGCGCCGACTGGGAAGCGATCGCTGCTGTGAAACGCGCCCTAAGGATTCCTGTGATTGCTAACGGTGATGTGTTCAGTCCGGAGGATGCCCGGGAATGCCTTGGGGTCACCGGCGCTGATGGTGTGATGGTTGGCCGGGGAACCATGGGTGCTCCTTGGCTTGTGGGTCAGATTGACGCCGCTCTGAAAGGGTTGCCGGTGCCTCCCACGCCCGGGGCAAGCGAACGCCTCATGATCGCTGCGGACCAGCTTCAAGCGCTCGTGGCGGCTCGCGGCGATCACGGTCTGCTGATCGCCAGGAAACACATGAGCTGGACCTGCACAGGATTCAACGGAGCGTCCCAATTTCGCCAGCAACTGATGCGAGCACCCACTCCAGATCAAGCCCTCAGTTTGTTGCGCCGGCAGCACGACCAACTGGCATGA
- a CDS encoding glycosyltransferase, producing the protein MSWLPLLALIWPAWLSRTPEQSSPIWRRRSLIVLIGVLTLRYLLWRVSASLNLSTPLSTTLSLLLLAAEGWLLLSGMVPFVLAWRRFPDRRPAMHQLREQWRQSHWAPSVDILVPTYGEPINVLERTLIGCCSQTYPHTHVWVLDDSGRREVKALASRHGCTYVHRPVRSSAKAGNLNHGLRRCRGELVAVFDADFIPQTTFLENSIGFLLDPEVGLLQTPQTFINADPVMRNLRMERWLLSDEESFYRWIEPVRDSWGAVVCAGTAFLARRSALDSVGGFVERAISEDFVTGINLRRKGWRLLYLQQKLSAGLAAETMADFVRQRQRWASGTLQSLRLPEGPLRGGGLTPWQRVAYLEGVVHWINNVPRLVLILMPLSYGLLGTLPILITADDAVGLLLPLWATLLMGVGWLNRGSRTAVLSELTGWVLTVPLTVTVLANLMGRIGGFRVTPKHQRRDRGSWSLQLSLPLLALLALNLFNLHGLLKPQAALDSAAFDGRPLGLVWAVLNLLSLFIALRACWDPPSQDPSPWQAIETPAWFQDDGGHRHACTLKAISECGAELELHAERTPLVASSTLGWCKEVPPLPVQLETARGLQLAVRWGPLSPMQRKQLIRWLFCRPNCWRDRMAPPEWKALGALLTKLFSAPSRRPFDRCLMQQTEVNGSGSRIG; encoded by the coding sequence ATGAGCTGGCTGCCGCTGCTTGCCCTGATCTGGCCGGCCTGGCTGAGTCGAACACCGGAGCAGTCGAGCCCGATCTGGCGCAGACGAAGCCTGATCGTTCTGATCGGTGTCCTCACCCTGCGCTATCTGCTCTGGCGGGTCAGCGCAAGCCTGAATCTGAGCACCCCACTGAGCACAACCCTGAGCCTTCTATTGCTGGCCGCCGAAGGCTGGTTGCTTCTCAGCGGGATGGTGCCATTTGTGCTGGCTTGGCGTCGCTTCCCCGACCGCCGTCCAGCCATGCATCAGCTGCGGGAGCAATGGCGGCAAAGCCACTGGGCCCCATCGGTGGACATCCTCGTGCCCACCTACGGCGAACCCATCAATGTTCTGGAAAGAACGTTGATTGGCTGCTGCAGCCAGACCTACCCCCACACTCACGTGTGGGTCTTGGATGACAGCGGTCGCCGGGAGGTGAAAGCCCTGGCCTCTCGCCACGGCTGCACCTATGTGCATCGACCGGTCCGCTCCTCCGCCAAAGCGGGGAACCTGAACCATGGTCTGCGTCGTTGCCGAGGGGAGCTAGTGGCCGTCTTCGACGCCGATTTCATCCCACAGACCACGTTTCTCGAGAACAGCATCGGCTTTCTTCTGGATCCCGAGGTAGGGCTTCTACAGACACCCCAAACCTTCATCAACGCCGATCCTGTGATGCGGAATCTGAGAATGGAACGCTGGCTGCTCTCCGATGAGGAAAGCTTTTACCGCTGGATCGAACCTGTGCGTGACAGTTGGGGAGCGGTGGTCTGCGCCGGCACGGCATTCCTGGCTCGCCGATCTGCTCTCGACTCCGTGGGTGGTTTTGTGGAACGGGCGATCTCAGAAGATTTCGTCACCGGAATCAACCTCCGACGCAAGGGATGGAGACTCCTTTATCTGCAACAGAAGCTGAGCGCTGGTCTGGCAGCGGAGACCATGGCGGACTTCGTGCGCCAACGGCAGCGCTGGGCAAGCGGCACGCTCCAGAGCCTGCGGCTACCGGAGGGTCCTCTACGCGGAGGCGGCCTCACGCCCTGGCAAAGGGTGGCGTATCTCGAGGGCGTTGTGCACTGGATCAACAACGTGCCGCGATTGGTGCTGATCCTCATGCCTTTGAGCTACGGCCTCCTCGGGACTTTGCCGATCCTGATCACCGCTGACGATGCCGTCGGACTGCTATTACCCCTCTGGGCGACGCTTCTGATGGGAGTGGGCTGGTTGAACCGGGGGTCGCGCACTGCTGTCTTGAGCGAACTCACGGGCTGGGTTCTCACCGTTCCGCTCACAGTGACCGTGCTGGCGAATTTGATGGGCCGCATCGGTGGATTCAGGGTGACTCCAAAACACCAGCGGCGCGACCGGGGCAGCTGGAGCTTGCAACTCTCGCTACCCCTGTTGGCACTGCTGGCCCTCAACCTGTTCAATCTCCACGGTCTGCTCAAACCGCAAGCAGCTTTGGATTCCGCCGCATTCGACGGTCGCCCTCTCGGCCTTGTGTGGGCTGTGCTCAACCTGCTGAGCCTCTTCATCGCTCTGCGCGCCTGCTGGGACCCCCCGTCCCAGGACCCCTCACCCTGGCAAGCCATCGAAACCCCGGCATGGTTTCAAGATGATGGAGGCCATCGCCATGCCTGCACCCTCAAGGCCATCAGTGAATGTGGAGCAGAGCTGGAACTGCACGCTGAAAGAACACCCCTAGTGGCCAGCTCCACCCTTGGCTGGTGCAAAGAGGTGCCCCCCCTACCGGTGCAACTGGAGACGGCCCGGGGACTGCAATTGGCAGTCCGCTGGGGCCCCTTGAGCCCTATGCAGCGAAAGCAGCTGATCCGCTGGCTGTTCTGCCGCCCGAACTGCTGGCGCGATCGCATGGCCCCCCCGGAATGGAAAGCCCTTGGAGCCCTGCTCACAAAGCTGTTCTCGGCACCATCGAGACGCCCCTTTGACCGATGCCTCATGCAGCAAACTGAAGTCAACGGGTCAGGAAGCCGTATTGGTTGA
- a CDS encoding DUF4079 family protein — MLTPLQWLALAHPVLIILFVYPVIGATIRLGILARERRLQINPIAATVPVEHADHGRWATGGLLVAVLLAFTHALASGQASLALWGTSAAAASVAVGSFVVLLRSRRLVPRLIGSWGCWLMLLLIVLQALPGAGKAYGGTLIWQSHTWGGLLLLALLLLTMAVQREIAARLWLRRIHVLVNLLVALLLATQAISGTRDLLLR; from the coding sequence TTGCTGACTCCTCTGCAGTGGCTGGCGCTGGCGCATCCAGTGCTGATCATCTTGTTCGTGTATCCCGTGATCGGTGCCACCATCCGCCTCGGCATCCTGGCCAGGGAGCGGCGGCTTCAGATCAATCCCATCGCTGCCACGGTTCCCGTTGAGCATGCGGATCACGGCCGTTGGGCCACCGGTGGATTGCTGGTGGCCGTCTTGCTGGCGTTCACCCATGCCTTGGCCTCGGGGCAGGCGAGTTTGGCCCTTTGGGGCACGTCAGCCGCCGCGGCTTCTGTTGCTGTTGGTTCGTTTGTGGTTCTGTTGCGCTCCAGGCGTCTGGTGCCAAGGCTGATCGGTTCCTGGGGCTGCTGGCTGATGCTTCTTCTGATTGTTTTGCAAGCCCTCCCTGGAGCTGGCAAGGCGTACGGGGGGACCCTGATCTGGCAATCCCATACCTGGGGTGGACTGCTGCTCCTGGCGCTGTTGCTGCTCACCATGGCCGTGCAGAGGGAAATTGCTGCACGGCTCTGGCTGCGACGGATTCACGTGCTGGTCAATCTGTTGGTGGCCCTGCTCTTGGCCACCCAGGCCATCAGCGGCACCCGCGACCTTCTGTTGCGGTAG
- the cobI gene encoding precorrin-2 C(20)-methyltransferase, protein MLFQHAGSVAATFSTLLKPSGPSSNSLTLVGVGPGDPELLTIAAVRALELADVVAYPVGREGGTGMALTIAERWLKPEQQRLPLLFPMVAEAGPRIAAWRSAADQLAQVVGKGSKVVLLCEGDVSLFATGSYVQLALRERHPDLPFRLVPGIPAVCAAAAAAPALGLDLPLALQQEGFLMRPCPDSISPLERLLQMADDSHTVLGLIKVGQRWPWVRTVLQRRNLLEQAVFAQRVGWPDQWIARAAEVSEDTKPYFSLLLIRQSWPQVLP, encoded by the coding sequence ATGTTGTTTCAGCATGCTGGATCGGTTGCTGCCACCTTTTCAACGTTGCTCAAACCTTCAGGGCCATCGTCGAATTCCCTCACGCTTGTGGGTGTAGGCCCCGGAGATCCGGAGCTGCTCACGATTGCTGCAGTGCGGGCCTTGGAGCTGGCGGATGTGGTGGCTTATCCCGTGGGCCGGGAGGGAGGGACTGGGATGGCGCTCACCATTGCTGAGCGTTGGCTGAAGCCTGAACAGCAGCGGTTGCCGCTGTTGTTCCCGATGGTGGCGGAAGCGGGCCCCAGGATTGCTGCATGGCGCAGTGCTGCCGATCAACTGGCCCAGGTGGTCGGCAAAGGTTCCAAGGTCGTTCTTCTCTGTGAGGGGGATGTCTCCCTGTTCGCGACTGGAAGTTACGTGCAGCTGGCCCTGCGAGAGCGGCATCCCGATCTTCCTTTTAGGCTTGTTCCTGGCATTCCAGCGGTGTGTGCAGCTGCTGCTGCAGCACCAGCGCTGGGATTGGATCTTCCGTTGGCTTTACAACAGGAAGGTTTTCTCATGCGTCCTTGTCCTGACTCCATCAGTCCACTAGAGCGTCTTCTGCAGATGGCGGACGACAGTCACACGGTGCTCGGCCTGATCAAAGTGGGGCAGCGCTGGCCCTGGGTCCGCACCGTTCTTCAACGGCGGAACCTACTTGAACAGGCTGTGTTTGCCCAGCGGGTGGGTTGGCCTGACCAGTGGATTGCCCGCGCTGCCGAGGTCTCTGAGGACACGAAACCCTATTTTTCTCTTCTGCTCATCCGACAGTCCTGGCCCCAGGTGTTGCCCTGA
- a CDS encoding acireductone dioxygenase, whose amino-acid sequence MSELSIYSEQAGEPVLNTVDPARIQQELRLRGIAFDRCANRAELAHDADQNAILSTYAEEIQQIQALGGYSAVDAIRMHPDHPDREALRQKFLSEHTHAEDEVRLFVEGRGLFCLHIDNEVLQVRCEANDWISVPAGTRHWFDMGANPSFCAIRLFNNPSGWVANFTGEPIARRFPTL is encoded by the coding sequence ATGAGTGAGCTGAGCATCTATTCCGAGCAAGCCGGCGAGCCGGTCTTGAACACGGTCGATCCAGCTCGCATCCAACAGGAGCTACGCCTGCGTGGCATCGCTTTTGATCGGTGCGCGAACAGGGCGGAACTTGCACATGATGCCGATCAAAACGCAATTCTCTCGACCTACGCCGAGGAGATCCAGCAGATCCAGGCCCTCGGTGGTTACTCCGCCGTTGATGCCATCCGGATGCATCCAGATCATCCGGATCGAGAAGCCCTACGCCAGAAATTCCTAAGCGAACACACCCACGCTGAAGACGAGGTGCGTCTGTTCGTGGAAGGACGCGGCCTGTTTTGCCTGCATATCGACAACGAAGTGCTTCAAGTGAGATGCGAAGCCAATGACTGGATCAGCGTGCCGGCTGGAACCCGTCACTGGTTCGACATGGGCGCGAATCCATCGTTCTGCGCCATCCGTTTGTTCAACAACCCCAGCGGCTGGGTTGCCAACTTCACTGGAGAACCAATCGC